TTGTCCCCTTTTTATCCTGCTGCCCATCGGCGTCATCGGCGCTCGGTGCATCGACTGCTGCGGGAGCGGCTGTGCCGCCTGCGCTGCGTCCGCCGCCATCTTGgcgggaggagggagaggtgagGGGGGACGCGAGGGGAGAAGTGGGGCTGGGAGCCGGGATACGGGATCTAGGTGGGCGGACAGGCAGACAGACAGTCCGGTAGCCCCTAGCCCCCCCGGCCCGCGGCGCCGCTGCCCGGGGTTGTGCGGTGTATCCGGCGCGGGGCTCGCAGCCGCTAACGCGTCCCCTCCGTGTGCTCTGCCCGCAGGCGGGTCCTCAGGATGGACATCAGGCCGAACCACACAATCTACATCAACAACATCAACGACAAGATCAAGAAGGAAGGTACGGGCGGCTGCCACTTGGAAGCCGAGATTGTCCCGTGGGGTCTAGTCGTGCTCTCTCACGCGTCACTTGGCTCCTGGGGGGATCCCCGGCGGATCCGGCGGGATCCGAGACTCCTGGGAATCTCTGAAGGGCCGGGCCGTGTGGTCGTGAGCCGAGCTCTCGCAAACGCCTGCTCTTaatgaaacagcagctgaagcCAGCAAATATATCAGTTTTAAGTCTTTTTGTAGAAACCTCGTTCTACGGAAGCTTCTCGCTGACTCTCTACAGCAGTTCTTTGGCTGCAGATTTGCTTGTCACTGAGTAACTAGTATAGGAGCAATGGGAATAGTCAGTGGATGATAACAGGCGTGTTGGCACACGTTCTGGTGGTCAGCAGCCCCCTCTTGCCGAATTGTAGGAACTTCAGCGTGCTCCTCGCTTGTTAAGGGTGTGAACGTGGTATGAGCTGGTCAGCTTTGTGTCACTGTGTTACAAACACTGTCCTGGGGTTCCTGCAGCCCACACCAGAGAGAAGAGGGCTGTGTGCTGAGGAACTTTAGCTCCTCAAAGTGTGCTGAAAATAACTCTCTTGCCCTTACCTGGCTGCATATTTCATGTCTGCATCAAACCATCCACTTGTGACCTAAAGTGATCATGGTAATTTATAAGTGATGGTTTGTGAAAGGAGTGTGTGGATCATAATAGCACTACTTAAATGTTTCTTCAGGGTGCTTCAGAGAGACATCCAAAAGTGAAAACAGCTTTGCTGATGAACTATTCAATGACATGTCAAGATGATTCTGCTGTGAATAAATTTAACTTGGGGCTTTGCAGCATGTTAAGTGCCCTATAAACTAATAAGTCCCCATTATGAAATTTCATGGTTATAATTCTtaaatagaatcacagaatggtttgggctgaaagggatcttaaagctcatctagttccaagccccagggacacattccactagaccaggttgttcagaggtccatccagcctggccttgacacttccaggggtggggcatctgcaacctctctggacaacctgtgctagggcctcaccaccctcaaagtaaagaatatttttctaatatctaatctaaccctaccctctcagtttgaagccatttccctttgtcctgtctgtccaggcccttgtaaatagtccctctccatctttcttcttGGCTCCCTTcagtactggaaggccacaatcagcTCACCCtcaagccttctcttttccaggctgaataattccagttctctcagcctttccccatagcagaggtgctccatccttctgatcaacttggtggcctcctctagactcactccaacaggtccatgtccttcctgtgctggtgaccccagagctggaggcagcactgcaggtggggtctcacctgagctgagcagagggacagaatcccctcccttgctgtgctgcccacactgctttggatgcagccaaGGACACGGTTGGCTTTCTGAGCTGCCAGTGTACGTGGCTGGGTcatttccagcctctcatccatcagcactcccaagtccttgccagggctgctctccctgTTCATCCCTCAGCCTGGACTGATATTGGgagttgccctgacccaggcgcagcaccttgcacttggtcaTGTTAAACCCCATAGGGCAAATGGAGGGTTTATAATTGTCTGTAAAGCTTACAAATATCTTCCTATTTTAATACAGgttttgaagtaatttttaagGAAAGTTTTTTgataaaaagctttttataataaaaaaaagccacttCAGTGTGGTTGGTCAGGAGCAGGTGGAAAAAGTGACAGTGGGCTGATATTGTGAAGCCTCAACAGCAGTAAACAAGAGGCAGTGCTCTTATCTTGctgaaatctttaaaatataagGTTTTGTGAGTTAGAATGATTATGCAATACAGAGGATTTATTTGGCTTGATTTGGATAAGATTAGGGTTTCATTTGGCGTGTAGTCAGGTGATTTTAAAGAATGAAAGTAAATCCGTTGCAGCTGTAAGGTGCAGTAGGACCATAGGAAAACAACTCAGATCCAGAATATGAAAAAATTGATTAAAATTGAGAGAATTGATTAAACAGTTACAACCAAAATTTCCAGATTTAATTACCCTTGTAATTACTGTTTTTCTGCATTCTTGTTTTAAGTCCAGCTCTTTAGTGCTTCTTGTTGCAGTATTGATTTTCTGATCAATCTTGATGGCTGTCATACATGGTACCTGCGTGTATGggggtgtgtgtatatatacatatatgaaaatatgtatttacataCCTCTGTGTAACTGTTACTCCCTTGCAGTGATAGAATGGATGGTGCTACAACTTCTTCGCTACCTGAATACTTGAGGTGTGAAACCAAATGTTACACACCACCTTACAAAAACTGGGGAAACAAAGTTGTACAGCAGTTTTGACTAAAGGGATGTAAAGTATCACTATCTGAGCTAAAGCTGGTAAAAAAACATTGTCTCTGAAGGATAGCAGACTCTGTAGAAGTGGACATTTGCATGTAACCTGTTCTAGTTTGTTCTCTCCTGTCATCCCCAGAGCTGAAGAGGTCCTTGTATGCCTTATTCTCACAGTTTGGTCATGTGGTCGACATTGTGGCTTTAAAGACCATGAAGATGAGAGGACAGGCTTTTGTTATATTTAAGGAACTTGGATCGTCTACCAATGCTTTGAGACAGCTCCAAGGCTTTCCGTTTTATGGGAAACCAATGGTAAGTTATTTTGTTAcctttttaaagagagaaaccCCGTGATAGTGTGATACAGTGTTTTGGTACTTTCACCTTGGGAGTGAACTATTACTTGCGCTTTGTTACTGAAGGGTTCCTCAGTCATGTCACATCCTAAGGAGTACCTGGGTGTTATCTAGAGTATCTGATGAGTATCTAGAAAGATGCTGAAGAGACTGCAGTTAGAATACACACAGAGGTTGAACTGAGCATTTAGGCTTCCTAAGTgatggctttttgtttttctctgctggATTACAGTTTTGACCTTAAATACTTCCATTTTCCTCATCATGTCTTCCATTGAATCAGTTaaattttttctgtaatattatTGAAATTAGGTGCTTTCAGTTACTTCATGTAGAGTAACCTTAACTACTTTTAGATTCATAATGAATATCTAGAACATGATGCTCCCTTTTTGAGGTAACCTTTTTGAGGAGGGTGAAGATCTCCACAGTTTTACTTTCCAGATGTGCTCAGTGATTCAATATATTTCATTGAGGGCTAGTTTTGCTTGATTGTAGACCACCAAACCAAGTAACTGCACTTCAGTGTAACTTCAGTGAAGCAAATACACTGCTGGTTGATAAATATGATTTAGTAATGTGCTCGATAACATGCCAAATAGCACTACAACTGATAGTAGTTGGATACTTGGATAATTAGGCATCTCTTAATTCTGCAGCTATTGGTAAGGTGCAATACATGATGGATGGCTGCATTACTACTGGCTTTCAGCTTGTGGCTTTGAGCACTGAAGAGAGCAGAGAGTTATGCTGCTGAGCTATTTTCACTAACAACTTCAGATTCTCTAATGAAATCCTTACACTGAATTGTGCAAGCTCAGTCCTGCCATTATTTATCCTTAAGGAGTTTTGTGCTCAGTGAAATtcaataagaaataaaaagattaaGGCTTCATAAGCTCTCAGGTGTACTTCCCTCTTTGAGCTTTGCCTGCAGCCTGCATACTCTATCTGGGCACTAAACAAAGGCATTAAAATGAATCTTCAGCTGCTAAGTAGTTTGTATTGAGGTAGCTTCTAATACGGAAAACAGTAGGATTGTGTGCATACATAATGTTGTACCCCGTATAGTCCTACTTGCACCTGCTTACCCTCCTGCACTGGGGGGCCTTTGTCAGAAAATCAGCACTGTTGTGCTGCTGACACAATTTATGCAATCCTATTTGGATTAAGGTGGGTATTTGCCTTTCTATTTAAGATGTCTGAGTTTTGCTGAAGTCACTTCTCTGCAATcaatcatggctgggcttcgcgaacgaagatttgggaagggctctacccacatttgttacaagcacactggtggctaaaaaggccaacacgagatagacacgtccgactgcaaaaggcacagcagaagtaCTCCTTAGGTggaatattctgcaagacacaattctttctgtgttgtcttttctcctcaagagtgatcctgcgtgcgttctcaaaggaagcagcagcgttatagatggtgtgtctccagacctcccgataGGAGGCcggagtagaccagttatgatggttatatggccaaggctgagatgttgtttcagggagtccttgtatctttcCTTCGGGGCTCCtttcttgcagcagccggtggcaagttcaccacaaagcaggatcttagggaggtggtgctccttcatccttgagacgtgtcctgcccaacgcagctgtgttctcagcaacatggcctcaatacttgtgactgctgcttgctctagaacagacATATTGGTCACATAACCTGACCAGTCACTTCTCTGCAGAGATACAAGAAATCACTGTCAAATTTTAGTTCCCCTTAAAATGGAGTTAAAAACCCTAACAGGTTTTTTAATGGAAGCTAGTGCCAATTTTGTCAAATGTCCTTGTATCTCTGTGTACATGTTACCTTGACAGATGTTAAAAAGATGCTGTTAGATGGAGTTCTGATTTCAATGAGTTAAAATAAGTAATTTCCatattagggttttttttagcattcTGTAATTGCGTTCAGAACTAATTATGAGGATTGAATCTCCGTAAGAATACCTACAATTTATAACAATATTTTTAGTGTAAGAAGTTCCTgcaaaaaatgtataaatacacGGTTAATGGAAGGGGTGCAAAATGTTGTGTTATTAACTGCAAAATGTACTGGgttgtccttttttcttttaaaaagcgTATCCAGTATGCAAAAACAGACTCTGACATCATCTCTAAAATGCGCGGGACTTTTGCTgataaggaaaaaaggaaggaaaagaagaaggcCAAAACTCTGGAGCAGTCAGCAAATGCACCCAATAAAAAGGTTATCCAGGTAAGCTGCTTCTccgtttaaaaaaaataaaaaaaaacccacaaaagctgttttaaatattttttctcagaCTTAAGTGTTGTCTTTTGGTGCTTTTCAATTCCTAAATTGGGGTCTGTTGGTATCCAGTGCTCTTGAGCACTTGCTAGAAGTTGAAGGAGAGTGGACTGATTGTACAGTccttgctgttccttttttttttcctcctttgctATTACCAGATGAAAATAAAGATGTAGGGCAAAGGTACAATAAACCAAAGTAGAAACTAACCTCttttaagaaaaggaagagaaggaatgtGTGCTTATCTTTAATGCCAGCTTCAAGTGCTCAACCAGCTTTtccttcagtgttttaatgCCTTGATTGCCTTATAAGCACTGAAGAATGGTAAATGGGAACAGGAGAATTAATTCATAGTTAGGTGAAAAGGAGTTGGCTTGAAATGTATCTCCACTAAGGGTTGGCCTGGCCTACACTAACAACATTTAGTAATTTTTGTGCTGAAGTATAGCAGAAAACATCAAGGCATCTGACCAGCTCCTCctagtttatatactgggcatgatgttctgtgctgtggaatatccctttggccaatTTGGgccagctgtcctggccatgctccctcctggcttcttgtgcacctcttcactggcagagcatgggagactgaaaagtccttgatttagaACAAGCACTACTTATCAACAAccaaaacaccagtgtgttatCAGTGTTATTCTTGTActaaattcaaaacacagcactgtaccagctactaagaagaaaattaattttgtccCAACTGAAACCAGGAGTCCTAGGCCTTCATTTTCAAAACTGCTTCCTCCCTCCCTAACTGTTAAACTGAATTTTGTAATGTGGAGAAATAGTTGACTCAGCCATTAGTCAGACCAGATACTACTGATGTTTTATTAATTTGATTGCCTGGTTTTGGAGGTCAGCAAAATTCATATGCTTTGTTCCCTTTGGGAAGTATCTCATAAGCAACAAATGTTCCTTGGATTGTAGCTTAAAAAAACCTTAACAAGTGTCGTGAGTTGTATAGAAACATGGTGATGTGTGCTGATATATTTCTAACAGAACACCTCTGTAAAgttgttttgtatttatttgctaGGGAGCAACACCAAATTCAGCTAATGCCCCAGGGACTGCACCACAGAATCAGgtattgcttttttatttttataactaaAAGCActaatgtttaaaattattctctATGAATAATAGGTTTGTTACACAGGGAAACTTGAGAGTATATTCTACAGTTTTCTTTTTGGCCTGTGAGACATTTGTTTTACAACTAAAtcacagcaaacaaacaaaagaaatcccCCTTTTACTGTATCTGGTTGACAGGAAATGAGAATCTGCAATTTCTTGTTATTATACAGAAAACAGCACTTTTATCAAGTCATACTGGATTCTTAAACTTGGACTGTGTTTAGTATCATTGTTAATAAAGTCCCTTTAACTTATTTTGTTCTAGTAATAGATAAGGAGAAGGAAGACAATACAGGGTGCCAGAATATCTGCCTAAAAGCTTCCTTTCAGGAGTTTGGGGGTCCTCTGCTTACTTTTTTCTTATAAATGTCTAATTTTCCAAAGGATTGTGGGGAGATACAGCAACAGCTCCCAACACTTCACTCATCTCGTCTGCTCAGTGACCTTCTAAATGATTCATGCGTGTTAGAAATGAGGGTACTAAAGAGAGCAAATACTATAGAAGACTATATTTGCCTGCCCTGCATCTCTTTCTTGAGTACTGTAATTGGGAATTGCATACATCTACAGGGGAAAAGTCTTGCTCCCACTCTGGGTTTTCAGGCACAATATGTGTACATCAGTTCACATCGAAGCATAACACTCTCTGGGTGTTTGTTTGAACatcaaaagtttattttctaatGGCACTGCCCGGAATATTTCCATCAGTTGAAGGAGGTTGTTTTGCTGAGGCTTTAAATTACTTGGCGCCATTATTAGGATGACTTGAAGTTGTGTCTTATAATTTACTGGATGACTTGGAGATTCCAGTGTCAGCAAATGACTACTCAGCCTTGTGTCTGGTGGGTGGCTTCAAATTCATATCAACAGACAAATCTGTCAAAGACTAAAGCTTTTAATCTAATGAGATTTCTAATTAATAAATTTGAATTGAGCACTGTAGTAGAACCATGTGGGTTTTGTGGATTTGGGTTGCCCAGAGATATTCAGTATTTTGGTAGTACTGTGGATGAACAGGGTATTCATCTTGGCTTCCCACTGCTCTTCTGGAAGGACGTGAGTCTCCTAGGTTCTTCCACTGCCACATGGGTGTCTTGGACAGCACTTCAGCCATTACTTGAGCACCTGGGTGTGGAGAGTGCTGCAGTGTCAGCTCTTGACTTGTTAAGATGTGACATCTAAGACACCATGTTAATGTGATTTTTGTGGAAATAAGAACCTCTCCAAATTAATATATCACTGTAAAAGCCAATGAGCTCTGTCTGAAGGTCTTGTGAAGCCCAGCTAGAACGTTATGAGCAAAGCTAAGGGCATGTGTCTTGGTTCAAATAATCATGCAGACAGATGCAGAAGAATGGGTAACTGTGTATAATCTTCTGAACTTTGATCTTCTGTTGTTGCAGGTGCCTGATAACCCACCAAACTATATCCTTTTCCTTAATAACTTGCCTGAGGAAACAAATGAGATGATGCTGTCCATGTTATTCAATCAGTAAGTTTTGAATAGAGATGGCTTGTCCTTTGAATTCTTCCGTTACCTGTGTGTGCTTTCTCAGCTGGCAAGCTGACTTTATAGAAATAAGAGTTTCTTCTGAAGGTAGTTCTTTGTCTTACTGCCAAGGTTGCAGATGTCAGTTCTGATGACTTGATTCAGGAAGCAAATCCAATCTTTTTCATAGCTGGTTTTGATTGTGTAATTTATCTGCTATCAATCTGCACTGGGTTTAAGCTGGTGACTGTAATCTTAAAGACTTTAGGACTGCAGGAGCAGTTTTAAAACTAGCTTTGATTGCTCCTGTATGAATACAAGACTGATTAAATTGCTTCCACCTTACGATCCTTAATTGAGGCATAGTTCTAAGGGACTGGACATGTAAAACCCTTCAGTTTAAATCTTTCATTAGTAATAACTATTGCACTAGTAGATGCTTCTGAAAAGGTCTCACTGCAACTGAAGAGAGATATATTATCAAGCTAAGAAACATGATTTGACTCTCACCTTATTTTACAGGTTTCCTGGATTCAAAGAAGTTCGCTTAGTGCCTGGGCGCCACGACATCGCATTCGTGGAGTTTGAAAACGAGAACCAAGCAGGAGCTGCTCGAGATGCTCTCCAGGGGTTCAAGATCACTCCATCTCATGCCATGAAAATCACTTATGCAAAGAAATAGCTGGGTGCTCCTGTAAAGGAGTTCTGTggataggtttttttttttttaaatgatgatATTTTCATCAGctgccatgtttgctgttctctgCAAAAAACATAAGACTCGTGCAGAATTGCCACAATGACCAGGACAGATGTAGGATTTCCAGAGATCTACTGGATAGTAactttttctgttgaaatactaatttttataaaataaaatataaatatgctgttttcaagccATGTTTTTTCCTCAGATCTGTCTTAATATTGATTAGCCTTGCAGGGCTTTATTCAATTTAACTACTTTTAAGGTGACACTCATTTCTCAGAAGTAGGTGCTGAAAAATAGCTGTCCTTCCAAAGCAAAAAGTGTGATCAGGAATGCTAAATGCCAGCATATTCAGAATAAATACAGTACTCAACCTTCAGCCTCGTTATCAAGGGGACAGCTGTTTTTCAACAAGAACATTTTGTCACTTAGGAAAAATGACTTATCATTAGcgagtttttttccccagctatGGGTAGAAATTGCAGTTTGACACCACTGTTGTTCAACTTGGTTTTATCATGGTGACTGGCAGTAGAAGCAAGTCCCCAGAAGAAACATAAAAGTTTCTTTTGCAAAATACCTATTCCTAATGCCTCTGGGTTGGTTAGGTTTGTTTTACTTTATGTTTTCTCATTTATTAAAAACCGTGCAGGTCTTATGTAATTAACACTGGATGCAGTGAAATAATCAGATGTAGTATTGTAACTGCTCTAAATGTTTTGgtaaaaaaatcacttcaaaaAGTTGTAGTGTTTTGTATGTGGCAACATAAGCCACTTTTTTTTGCACAAGAcctaaaaaattgaaatttcatCTGCTCCCAGAATATATTGCAAGATGATACCTCTTTCACAATCATCTCAGTTACTGACCTGTCTTCAtatacaggtttttttcattctttttagtGATTTTTGTGAGTGTTCTAATACTTGTAAGTTAAAATTGTTTCCATGTGCCCGTAAGGGAGCAAAAATGACAGTTAATCCATCATGAaccttttgattttccttttgcagtcGTAGTTCTATGGGTATTAATTATGCTGTCATTGCATCCCACTAGTTTGTGTACATGAGACTGCCATTGCTTTTCACATTTATTCACTTCCAAGGGTTTGGTGCTGTCTGCCAGGAAAGTTGGACACTACATATCGGAGTTCGGAGGAAGGAGTAATGGGCTGGAAGGTTAGAGGAGAATGTGGTGAAATCAGCTGTGAGGGGAAGGTGATGCTAGAAGTTGCAAGATGCAACGTCTTTAAAAGAGAGTGTGGGATATTTGATGACAGTTTACAGGTTCTGCTGTTCTGCCTGTGGGCTGAAAGCTGGTACAGCCAACAGCtcttcaggcctcctcatgaaTTGGGAAGCGCTGGTTCTCTGGAGTGCTGTTTAGGAATTTCCAGACTTGCTTTTTGTCACATCTAAGGACTGATCCAGACCAGCCTTCTGTAGCCTGACAGCCTGTACTCTGAATTGCTGACAGGGCAGCACCCACAGCAGTTCTGGTGGGtgttctttttgtgtgtgtgtgcctgaatgtgttttaattaaaatactcCCTACAAGTCTTGCTTCATGTATGCTAGGACAAGATTTGAGGAAGGTAGATGAATTCCAGGTGTCCTCTCCAAGGTTTAAAGAGGACATTTTAAGTCAGTCTGTGGCACCATTTAGTGTCTGGCATCTGCAAACTCTGTAAAAAGGGGGAAATTGTTGCTGTCCTGGTGTGACCTGTGTGTTTTGCTGTGACTGCATCCCCCTGGGGGAGGGATCTTACCTGCACAAGTATGTGGTGCTTGAACTCTTAAATTTCAAATTCGAATCGCTGACTTGCAAAGCCTTTTTCCTGCGTTGAAACTCCCTAATGGTTTGCTTACATTGCATCCGTCTATTAGAGTCCCAGTAGGTCCTTTCTGTAGATGGAAATGGGAATCTCTGCCACTGAGGGTTTACAGTCCAGCAAAGATCATGCTTGTCAGTGAGCAGTTGCAAAAATGAAGGACAGGAGGATTTGGAAGGATGTAATTTCCTTCGCTGCTTAGCAGGATCTGacttaatttccattttcaaacTTTGCTTGAGGTAAGATTAAGGCTGTAGACAAGTCTAGGAAGGCTTAGCCTGTTTAAATAATACAGTTGATGATTGAAATGTTAATGCAGAATGGCTTTAGGAGGGGATTCAGTTTTGTGAGTGGACCCTGAGATCTTCCCCCTGCCTGCGGCTCCTTTGGTGGGGTGGAATGTcaccccagccccttcccattGGCCCAGCGTGTTTGTCCAGGTGTCTGCCTCTTCCATAAAAGCCTGGAATCATCGAACCTGGCACACATTCCTCAAGTGCTGCGGCAAAGAAAAATGACACAACGTGTTTATTTGGTGGTTTTACTTTTGTGTCTCAGCTTAATGTGTCCTCTTGCAACTGGAGTTTTTATGGACAAGCTTTCCAGCAAGAAACTGTGTGCTGATGATGACTGTGTCTGTAAGTAAATCTGCTTTAATTTTGAGGACAAAATAGTCTCAAAAATAACGGTGGAGTTCGGATGTGT
This DNA window, taken from Pseudopipra pipra isolate bDixPip1 chromosome 3, bDixPip1.hap1, whole genome shotgun sequence, encodes the following:
- the SNRPB2 gene encoding U2 small nuclear ribonucleoprotein B'' — protein: MDIRPNHTIYINNINDKIKKEELKRSLYALFSQFGHVVDIVALKTMKMRGQAFVIFKELGSSTNALRQLQGFPFYGKPMRIQYAKTDSDIISKMRGTFADKEKRKEKKKAKTLEQSANAPNKKVIQGATPNSANAPGTAPQNQVPDNPPNYILFLNNLPEETNEMMLSMLFNQFPGFKEVRLVPGRHDIAFVEFENENQAGAARDALQGFKITPSHAMKITYAKK